Proteins from a single region of Belliella baltica DSM 15883:
- a CDS encoding DMT family transporter — MSRDIQAEGALKAWGFLILLALIWGSSFILIKRGLEVFSPGEVGAFRIVAAGMVLLPLSLPRLKSLNKKQVKNLIIVGFVGSFIPAFLFAKAQTQLSSSLTGVFNAMTPLFVVIIGALFFGARITRRNTLGLFIAFLGVVLLLIVKEGSGIGTFSDINSYAFFVLLACACYGVNLNIIKYRFVELKPVAITAISLLMVLPIALIYLFAFTDFSFKLTHAEGAMEAAGYITLLGVVGTALALILFNIMVKVATPVFASSVTYLIPIVAIMWGLFDGEVLLLGHYIGIVAVIFGVWVGNRR, encoded by the coding sequence ATGTCCCGAGATATACAAGCCGAAGGAGCCTTAAAAGCTTGGGGCTTTTTGATTTTACTTGCCTTAATTTGGGGAAGTTCATTTATATTGATCAAACGAGGTCTAGAAGTATTTTCCCCAGGTGAGGTTGGAGCTTTTCGAATCGTGGCGGCAGGAATGGTTCTTCTTCCACTTTCCCTTCCAAGGCTCAAAAGCTTGAATAAAAAGCAGGTCAAAAACCTGATTATTGTTGGTTTCGTTGGGAGTTTTATCCCAGCTTTTCTATTTGCAAAAGCTCAAACTCAACTCAGCAGTTCGCTTACAGGAGTCTTCAATGCCATGACACCACTATTTGTAGTCATTATTGGAGCGTTGTTTTTTGGTGCTAGAATTACGAGAAGGAATACCTTAGGCTTATTTATTGCATTTCTTGGGGTAGTCTTACTACTGATTGTAAAAGAAGGTTCTGGCATCGGGACATTTTCAGACATCAATTCTTATGCGTTTTTTGTTCTTCTTGCTTGTGCTTGTTATGGAGTGAATTTAAACATCATCAAATATAGATTCGTAGAGCTAAAACCTGTGGCTATCACAGCAATTTCGCTTTTGATGGTTTTGCCAATTGCATTGATTTATTTATTCGCCTTTACGGACTTTTCTTTTAAACTCACTCATGCAGAAGGAGCCATGGAAGCAGCTGGTTATATTACGCTTTTAGGCGTAGTGGGAACAGCACTAGCTTTAATCCTATTCAACATCATGGTTAAAGTAGCCACTCCCGTTTTTGCAAGTTCGGTCACTTATCTCATTCCGATTGTGGCAATTATGTGGGGTCTTTTTGACGGAGAGGTTTTACTCTTAGGTCATTATATTGGAATCGTAGCCGTGATTTTTGGTGTGTGGGTTGGGAATCGACGATAA
- a CDS encoding putative signal transducing protein produces the protein MENWIKIFEDASPVRAEIVKGVLESHGIGAVILDRKESAYKIHGYCEVMVQKENSSIATKIIQDEVTF, from the coding sequence ATGGAGAATTGGATTAAGATATTTGAAGATGCTTCACCCGTCCGTGCTGAGATTGTGAAGGGAGTCCTGGAGTCTCATGGGATTGGGGCAGTGATTCTCGACAGAAAGGAGTCTGCATATAAAATTCACGGATATTGTGAAGTCATGGTGCAAAAAGAGAATTCTTCAATAGCAACAAAAATCATCCAAGATGAGGTCACCTTTTAA
- a CDS encoding CPBP family intramembrane glutamic endopeptidase — protein MEIYKTRASIASKSNWLLSLIIILLVTFGVMAVLQGIALVLVPPLFGVPLDEFMAILSGQSTNPNARIALLFVQGLGAGLGFFFAALLIAKLIDKANLGWKQQLQRFRFTSLMIMIMVMLGGMLFNSLLIDWNSNVHFPEFLSGLEVKMRAMEDAAMDLTKYITDFDSFPEFLMGVLVIGVCAGLGEEFFFRGVLQPKLHAYTGNAHVGIWLTAFIFSAIHFQFYGFFPRMLLGAIFGYLYLYSGSLIYPIVAHILNNTVTVILVYLNKLGKVNFDIEEADEVSIPLALLGLLILLLGLRIFKEKNKTQITNGELD, from the coding sequence ATGGAGATTTATAAAACCCGAGCCTCAATTGCCAGCAAAAGTAACTGGTTATTATCATTAATTATTATTCTTCTTGTGACTTTCGGAGTAATGGCTGTTCTTCAAGGCATTGCTCTCGTGCTTGTCCCTCCATTATTTGGAGTTCCTTTAGATGAATTTATGGCTATTTTGAGCGGTCAAAGTACAAATCCAAATGCTCGAATAGCACTTCTATTTGTTCAAGGACTTGGTGCTGGTCTGGGTTTTTTCTTTGCAGCTTTATTGATAGCCAAATTGATAGATAAAGCCAATTTAGGTTGGAAACAGCAATTGCAGAGATTTAGGTTCACTTCATTGATGATTATGATCATGGTGATGCTCGGAGGAATGTTATTCAATAGCTTATTGATCGATTGGAATTCTAATGTCCATTTCCCTGAGTTTTTGTCTGGACTAGAAGTAAAAATGAGAGCTATGGAAGATGCTGCCATGGATTTGACGAAATATATTACAGATTTCGATTCATTTCCAGAATTCTTGATGGGCGTTTTAGTAATCGGAGTTTGTGCAGGATTGGGGGAAGAATTTTTCTTTCGAGGAGTGCTACAACCTAAGCTTCATGCATACACAGGCAATGCTCATGTCGGGATATGGCTGACAGCATTTATTTTTTCTGCTATACATTTTCAGTTTTATGGATTCTTTCCAAGAATGCTCTTAGGAGCAATATTCGGATATTTATATCTATATTCAGGCAGCTTAATTTATCCCATTGTGGCACATATACTCAACAATACAGTGACCGTAATTTTGGTTTATTTGAATAAATTGGGTAAAGTTAACTTTGATATCGAAGAAGCGGATGAGGTGTCAATTCCCTTGGCTCTGCTTGGCTTGTTGATATTGTTGTTAGGATTAAGAATTTTCAAAGAGAAAAATAAAACTCAAATTACGAATGGAGAATTGGATTAA
- a CDS encoding phosphatidate cytidylyltransferase, translating to MRSPFKLRSRFNINNYSNLGQRVITGLIGASAIVAGSYYSEWLYFIIFGTILIFSQMEFYKLSGLDGMLPLKSFGTFLGVAIFTLTFLIELKHLEDKYYFLIFPLVALVFFIKLYRKSDKKPFTGVAFTFLGIFYVAVPFSLLNLAAFSVDGTFHYEIIIGSLVILWASDSGAYFAGTKFGKTKLFERVSPKKSWEGFLGGVLLAFTVAYILSKYFVSLEEWQWFCIAAIIIIAGTYGDLIESLFKRSIEIKDSGKILPGHGGFMDRFDGLLLSAPFIAAFLKIF from the coding sequence ATGAGGTCACCTTTTAAGTTAAGATCAAGATTTAATATCAATAATTACAGTAACCTTGGGCAAAGGGTGATAACGGGCCTTATTGGTGCATCAGCAATTGTAGCTGGCTCTTATTATAGCGAATGGCTTTATTTCATCATTTTTGGTACAATTCTTATATTTTCACAAATGGAGTTTTATAAACTATCAGGCTTGGACGGCATGCTTCCTCTGAAGAGTTTTGGAACTTTTCTTGGAGTAGCCATTTTCACCTTGACCTTTCTGATAGAGCTAAAGCATCTTGAGGATAAATATTATTTCCTGATATTTCCTTTGGTAGCTTTGGTATTCTTCATCAAGTTGTATAGAAAATCAGACAAAAAACCTTTTACTGGAGTTGCTTTTACCTTTTTAGGGATTTTTTATGTTGCTGTACCCTTTTCTCTATTGAATTTGGCAGCCTTTTCTGTTGACGGTACATTTCATTACGAAATCATCATAGGTTCTTTAGTTATTCTTTGGGCTTCAGATTCTGGGGCCTATTTTGCTGGAACAAAGTTTGGAAAGACGAAGCTTTTTGAAAGAGTCTCTCCCAAAAAATCTTGGGAAGGATTTCTTGGAGGAGTGCTTTTAGCCTTTACGGTTGCCTATATTTTGAGTAAATACTTTGTTTCTCTTGAAGAATGGCAATGGTTTTGCATCGCTGCGATTATCATCATTGCAGGTACTTATGGTGACTTGATCGAGTCACTTTTTAAGCGAAGTATTGAGATCAAAGATTCAGGAAAAATTCTTCCTGGACATGGTGGATTTATGGATCGTTTTGACGGTTTGTTATTATCGGCACCATTTATAGCTGCATTTTTGAAAATCTTTTAA
- a CDS encoding DUF3810 domain-containing protein, with protein MFRGNWTWTILGLISILIRHFALKSPELTEEFYSRRFFPGVRNVIDLTLSKLPFATVYIFIASVFLFLGIFIFYFKKKIGWKNKLGFTIRSLFNYLGALIFFFLVLWGFNYQRIPVFEQIGMKPTAINEEQLITEIELTRNILNQLRSNIQEDTAAIESIMDYNDLEKLVRANMREHLYLLGMNFTGEPRTKQFYPAGFMRKMGILGIYFPFTGESYIDPTLHPLEKPFTIAHEMAHSYGVTDEGEANFIAWVIGSNSDDALLQYSAQLKLLRYQMNDLYRMSQELYTHFYRTIPAGIRNDLTSISKNAALYKPFNLELSRKSNDIFLKTQGVKAGVLSYQQLPMLAYAWRKRLKSED; from the coding sequence ATGTTTCGAGGAAATTGGACTTGGACAATCTTAGGCCTGATCAGTATTCTGATCAGGCATTTTGCGCTTAAGTCCCCTGAGTTGACAGAAGAATTTTATTCTAGAAGATTTTTTCCTGGGGTCAGAAACGTTATTGATTTGACGCTTTCCAAGCTTCCTTTTGCGACAGTTTACATATTCATCGCCTCTGTTTTTCTCTTTCTTGGAATTTTTATTTTCTATTTTAAGAAGAAAATCGGATGGAAGAACAAGTTGGGATTTACGATTAGGTCTCTTTTCAATTATCTCGGAGCCTTAATTTTCTTTTTCTTGGTTTTATGGGGTTTCAACTATCAACGAATACCTGTTTTCGAGCAAATTGGAATGAAACCTACTGCCATCAATGAGGAGCAACTGATTACTGAAATAGAACTCACACGAAACATCCTCAATCAATTGAGATCAAATATACAAGAAGATACAGCGGCTATAGAATCGATCATGGATTATAATGACCTAGAAAAACTCGTTAGAGCCAATATGCGAGAGCATTTGTATCTGCTAGGAATGAACTTCACAGGAGAGCCAAGGACGAAGCAGTTTTATCCTGCTGGATTTATGCGAAAAATGGGGATTTTGGGGATTTATTTTCCTTTTACAGGAGAGAGCTACATTGATCCAACATTACATCCGTTGGAAAAACCTTTTACTATTGCTCACGAAATGGCGCATAGCTATGGGGTGACAGACGAAGGGGAGGCGAATTTCATTGCTTGGGTAATTGGTTCTAATAGCGATGATGCACTTTTACAATACTCTGCTCAATTGAAATTACTTCGCTATCAAATGAATGATTTGTATAGGATGTCTCAAGAGCTTTATACACATTTTTACAGAACTATTCCTGCTGGAATTAGAAATGATTTGACTTCAATTAGTAAAAATGCCGCTTTGTATAAGCCTTTCAATTTAGAATTGAGCAGGAAATCAAATGACATTTTTCTTAAAACCCAAGGTGTAAAAGCCGGCGTATTGAGCTATCAGCAACTTCCTATGCTAGCATACGCATGGAGAAAAAGGTTGAAGTCTGAGGATTAA
- the dusB gene encoding tRNA dihydrouridine synthase DusB, producing the protein MVKIGNLELGEFPLLLAPMEDVSDPPFRAVCKENGADLMYTEFISSEGLIRDAAKSVQKLDIFDYEKPIGIQIFGNDIESMQEAAAIAAEAGPDILDINYGCPVNKVACKGAGAGILLDIDKMVSMTAEIVKAVNIPVTVKTRLGWSQDTIRIVEVAERLQDVGIQAISIHARTRQQMYKGEADWSYLNLVKANPRLYIPVFGNGDIDSPQKAKEYKEKYNVDGMMIGRASIGYPWIFNEIKHFLATGEMLEAPALEERINVTKKHLDFSVQWKGEKQGILEMRRHYTNYFRGMPNFKPFRTDMVTADTYEQVSAILDQVAEVYADYQFQ; encoded by the coding sequence GTGGTAAAGATAGGAAACTTAGAATTAGGGGAATTTCCCTTGCTTTTGGCTCCAATGGAAGATGTGAGTGATCCACCTTTCAGGGCTGTATGCAAGGAGAATGGTGCGGATTTGATGTACACAGAATTTATCAGCTCAGAAGGCTTGATTCGTGATGCGGCGAAGAGTGTTCAGAAGTTGGATATTTTTGATTATGAAAAACCAATCGGAATTCAAATTTTCGGAAATGACATTGAATCCATGCAGGAGGCAGCTGCAATTGCAGCAGAAGCGGGTCCTGATATTTTGGATATTAATTATGGTTGTCCTGTCAATAAAGTAGCTTGTAAAGGTGCTGGTGCTGGAATACTCTTGGATATCGATAAGATGGTCTCCATGACAGCTGAGATCGTAAAAGCTGTCAATATTCCAGTTACCGTGAAAACCCGATTGGGTTGGTCACAAGACACGATCAGAATTGTGGAAGTTGCTGAACGTCTTCAGGATGTAGGCATCCAAGCGATTAGTATCCACGCACGTACAAGACAACAAATGTATAAAGGTGAAGCAGACTGGTCTTATTTGAACTTGGTAAAAGCGAACCCGAGATTATATATTCCAGTATTTGGCAATGGTGATATTGATTCCCCACAAAAAGCGAAAGAATATAAAGAAAAATACAATGTAGATGGTATGATGATCGGCAGAGCTTCCATAGGCTACCCTTGGATTTTCAATGAAATTAAGCATTTTTTGGCTACAGGCGAAATGCTAGAAGCTCCTGCCTTAGAAGAAAGAATCAATGTCACTAAAAAGCATCTTGATTTTTCTGTTCAATGGAAAGGCGAAAAGCAAGGCATACTTGAAATGCGCAGGCATTATACCAATTACTTTAGAGGAATGCCTAACTTCAAACCATTCCGAACGGACATGGTCACAGCTGATACTTACGAACAAGTGTCAGCAATCTTAGATCAAGTGGCTGAGGTCTATGCAGATTATCAGTTTCAATAA